A portion of the Lolium rigidum isolate FL_2022 chromosome 1, APGP_CSIRO_Lrig_0.1, whole genome shotgun sequence genome contains these proteins:
- the LOC124679141 gene encoding probable protein S-acyltransferase 7 yields the protein MEGRMQGKVQQLSDSNRRIMEADAAPPRRVYQAWKGSNIFFLGGRLIFGPDVRSLIATVCLIVIPVIVFAAVVPQQLANGYQNQIGGWVASVSIIFTAYILVLLLLTSGRDPGIVPRNAHPPEPEDIGESSNLSDWPGGQHGSAGLPLTKDVVVNGAIVKVKYCHTCMLYRPPRCSHCSICNNCVERFDHHCPWVGQCIGKRNYRFFLMFVSSATVLCIFVFAFCWVNIGKIMDTHDCKLGRAILKSPISAILMLYTFIAVWFVGGLTSFHLYLISTNQTTYENFRYRYDLRTNPYNRGLVQNFVETLCSRIPSSRNNFRAKAKEDSAAFTSSLSMGRVLSPPKMSVDLEMGTKRQAVAAEDMEDIHSQIGSSMRLEQCGTEPPHLVGRKGCSEIASDIGTFAEEFGMEGRFAERKKIEMHTNDNP from the exons ATGGAGGGGAGGATGCAGGGGAAGGTGCAGCAGCTGTCGGACTCCAACCGTCGGATCATGGAGGCTGAtgcggcgccgccgcggcgtGTGTACCAGGCGTGGAAAGGGAGCAAT ATCTTTTTTCTTGGAGGGCGACTTATATTTGGGCCTGATGTGAGATCACTCATAGCCACAGTATGTTTAATTGTAATCCCAGTGATCGTCTTTGCCGCCGTTGTTCCACAACAGCTTGCCAATGGCTACCAAAACCAAATTGGAGGATGGGTTGCATCTGTATCTATCATCTTTACAGCATAT ATTCTTGTTCTTCTACTTCTCACATCTGGCCGTGATCCTGGAATTGTTCCTCGAAATGCCCATCCTCCAGAACCTGAAGACATTGGTGAATCCTCCAACTTATCAGATTGGCCAGGTGGTCAACATGGCTCGGCTGGTTTACCACTCACCAAGGATGTTGTTGTTAATGGTGCTATAGTTAAGGTCAAATATTGCCATACATGTATGCTTTATCGTCCACCAAGGTGCTCCCATTGCTCAATCTGCAACAACTGTGTCGAACGTTTTGATCATCACTGTCCTTGGGTAGGCCAGTGCATTGGAAAG AGAAACTACCGCTTCTTCCTTATGTTTGTATCTTCAGCGACTGTGCTATGCATTTTCGTGTTTGCATTCTGCTGGGTGAACATCGGGAAAATAATGGACACACATGATTGCAAATTAGGCAGAGCTATTCTGAAGTCGCCCATCTCCGCCATTCTCATGTTATACACATTTATTGCTGTGTGGTTTGTTGGAGGATTGACCTCATTCCACCTCTACTTGATTTCCACCAATCAG ACTACTTATGAGAACTTCCGGTACCGCTACGACCTGAGAACCAATCCTTACAACCGTGGATTGGTTCAGAATTTTGTCGAGACCTTATGTTCAAGGATCCCCAGCTCCAGAAATAATTTCAGGGCAAAAGCTAAGGAGGATTCTGCAGCCTTCACCTCATCACTTAGCATGGGACGGGTCCTAAGTCCACCGAAGATGAGCGTGGACCTTGAGATGGGCACAAAAAGGCAAGCTGTAGCTGCGGAAGACATGGAGGACATACACAGCCAGATTGGCAGTTCTATGAGGCTTGAACAATGCGGCACGGAACCCCCACATTTGGTCGGTCGGAAGGGTTGCTCTGAAATTGCTTCTGACATAGGGACATTCGCAGAAGAGTTTGGCATGGAGGGCAGGTTCGCTGAGAGGAAAAAGATCGAAATGCACACAAATGATAATCCTTAG
- the LOC124649750 gene encoding uncharacterized protein LOC124649750 — MAAELLRKALRALRGKASVLRARILFLASLRRRTAMVGMASRHLRVLMRGRQRDAVDDHHKALAPSTAAAVEDEQVPPHDVDAAGLSELFQEIVGDNHDVGYPDWTHSLFDDDDDDRDSDVDEEEERGGGCEAVDEDRLADDEPSVMDIIRRRREGDGVEFNVDEEIDQAADMFIRRVRSRMNNRSF, encoded by the coding sequence ATGGCTGCCGAGTTGTTGAGGAAGGCGCTGCGAGCACTGAGGGGCAAGGCCAGCGTCCTGAGGGCGCGGATCCTCTTCCTCGCCTCGCTCCGCCGCAGGACGGCCATGGTCGGCATGGCGTCGCGCCACCTCCGCGTCCTCATGCGGGGCCGCCAGAGAGACGCAGTGGACGATCATCACAAGGCCCTCGCCCCGTCGACGGCTGCGGCGGTGGAGGACGAGCAGGTGCCGCCGCATGATGTCGACGCCGCCGGCCTCTCCGAGCTGTTCCAAGAAATCGTCGGCGACAACCATGACGTTGGTTACCCGGACTGGACGCACTCGTTgtttgacgacgacgacgacgaccgtgacagcgacgtcgacgaggaagaggagcgcGGTGGTGGCTGCGAGGCAGTGGACGAGGATCGGCTGGCCGACGACGAGCCGTCGGTGATGGACATCATCAGGAGGCGCAGGGAAGGGGACGGGGTGGAGTTCAACGTCGATGAGGAGATCGACCAAGCCGCCGACATGTTCATACGGCGGGTCCGCAGCCGGATGAACAACCGGAGCTTCTAG